In Stomoxys calcitrans chromosome 2, idStoCalc2.1, whole genome shotgun sequence, the following proteins share a genomic window:
- the LOC106094687 gene encoding G patch domain-containing protein 11 — translation MSDDDDYMSDKFLTAVADVRPSLINNRAKKRELTIVAKQKDNTKKQRETRNISSAVVNNEKLQEALSKPLESDNKGFKLLAKMGYTPGQALGKVVNNSNNTTDLSDQCRIVEPIGITIKSDRQGLGRETALKELLQRKSELRRQRLEKERGGETSIEEFRRRTTQKVEERFVAQSLSRCQKVCQNLDLDTDMPEPAMSWFWPQKPKGANDDAAEEPNTKQTDEEYDDEEEDDFSNVEKLEMLTNYIRTSYNFCFWCGIRYENLNDLNDNCPGPGKDDH, via the exons AtgtctgatgatgatgattacaTGTCTGATAAATTTTTAACCGC AGTTGCTGATGTTCGTCCCAGTTTAATAAACAATCGCGCAAAGAAGCGCGAATTGACCATTGTGGCCAAACAAAAGGataacacaaaaaaacaacGAGAGACTAGGAACATATCTTCTGCAGTTGTAAACAATGAAAAACTACAGGAAGCTTTAAGTAAGCCTTTAGAGTCGGATAACAAAGGCTTCAAATTGTTAGCTAAAATGGGATACACGCCAGGACAGGCGCTTGGTAAAGTTGTAAATAATAGTAATAACACAACAGACCTATCCGATCAATGTAGAATCGTAGAACCGATAGGAATAACCATCAAATCTGATCGTCAAGGTTTGGGTAGAGAAACTGCTCTTAAAGaacttttgcaaagaaaatcagaACTACGCAGACAACGGCTTGAAAAGGAAAGAGGAGGTGAAACGTCCATAGAGGAGTTTCGAAGAAGAACAACTCAAAAAGTGGAAGAAAGATTTGTAGCACAATCGTTAAG TCGCTGTCAAAAGGTGTGTCaaaatttagatttggatacagacatgcccgaaccagctatgtcgtggttttggccccaaaaacctaAAGGTGCCAATGATGACGCAGCAGAAGAGCCAAATACTAAACAAACAGACGAGGAATACGACGATGAGGAAGAAGACGACTTTAGTAATGTTGAAAAGTtggaaatgttgacaaattatATTCGCACTTCATataatttttgcttttggtGTGGAATACGATATGAAAATCTAAATGATCTTAATGACAATTGTCCAGGACCTGGAAAAGATGATcactaa
- the LOC106094683 gene encoding telomerase Cajal body protein 1 homolog translates to MDCSDRLNTAEYRSSLSLFSAGEEDASVLNNNAKICSLDLTLPTENDTLEEEASTNITVPKLSITMDQEEKELLKQQKGRHLRSDSLLRELSNTSGHFNKSISTQETDKNDTETTNKSNDSRGNDEEEESIIPVEDEQTADESTLKDSSVENIERQMFSHLQPGKQNLTTEAPMEVENDAANEKEEIQEESYIEEDPLETMPDESQFFRNPFIELGRRLWKSNDQKQCYTKGCLWSPDGTCLLVPIHMDGMHVIELPTDLYTMQEIDTNRELSALSTAVHVKEGGMVYDCSWYPFMNSTDPATCCWLATRQHEPIQMWDAFTGELRCSYRGYDDVDEVEAAISIAFSNDGQKVVGGYKKNIKIFDTNIPGREYTTVPVKQTVSCFAFTNQNDNCVTTGSWNSHIYHYDLRAPKLGPLFVLGDHTGGITWLKYSSYNTDSWYLFSGARRDDRILKWDMRNYQQPVTTFKRNVSTNQRIYFDLSPMHKWLISGDTKGLLRIWDTDGNMNEENLQIPLHSDCCNGVSFHPSLPILSTSSGQFHFNDIDGNLRKSSDNAIEKVISYENSVLFLWFGPSKPAV, encoded by the exons ATGGATTGCAGTGATCGATTAAATACGGCAGAATATAGAT CCTCGCTTTCGTTATTTTCTGCTGGCGAGGAAGACGCTTCAGTTCTTAATAACAACGCCAAGATTTGCAGCTTGGACCTTACTTTGCCCACAGAAAACGATACTTTAGAGGAGGAGGCCAGCACAAATATAACCGTGCCCAAATTAAGTATAACAATGGACCAAGAGGAAAAAGAATTACTTAAACAACAAAAAGGGAGACATTTACGAAGTGATTCACTTCTCCGTGAGCTAAGTAATACAAGTGGTCACTTCAACAAGTCCATTAGTACACAGGAGACAGATAAAAATGATACTGAAACTACAAATAAGAGTAATGATAGCAGGGGCAATGACGAAGAAGAGGAAAGCATTATACCAGTTGAAGACGAACAAACGGCAGATGAGAGTACATTGAAGGATTCTAgtgttgaaaatattgaaagACAAATGTTTTCGCATTTGCAGCCCGGCAAGCAAAACTTGACTACTGAAGCCCCAATGGAGGTAGAAAATGATGCTGCAAATGAAAAGGAAGAAATTCAGGAAGAATCTTACATTGAAGAAGATCCTTTGGAAACTATGCCAGATGAGAGtcaattttttagaaatccTTTTATAGAATTGGGTAGGAGATTGTGGAAATCCAACGACCAAAAACAGTGTTATACAAAGGGTTGTTTGTGGTCTCCAGATGGCACATGTTTATTGGTGCCAATTCATATGGATg GAATGCATGTCATAGAATTGCCCACGGATTTGTATACTATGCAAGAAATAGACACAAACCGAGAATTAAGTGCCCTCAGTACAGCGGTACATGTAAAAGAAGGTGGTATGGTTTATGATTGTTCATGGTATCCCTTTATGAATAGCACAGATCCGGCCACATGTTG CTGGTTGGCCACCAGACAGCATGAAcccatccaaatgtgggatgcATTTACCGGAGAGTTGCGTTGTTCCTATCGAGgctatgatgatgttgatgaagtCGAAGCTGCAATTTCCATAGCCTTTAGCAATGATGGACAAAAAGTCGTAGGTGGttataagaaaaatataaagatATTTGACACCAACAT CCCTGGGCGTGAATATACCACAGTGCCTGTGAAACAAACTGTCTCATGTTTTGCTTTTACCAATCAAAATGATAATTGTGTTACCACCGGTTCTTGGAACAGTCATATTTATCATTATGATTTGCGAGCACCTAAATTGGGTCCACTTTTCGTTTTGGGTGACCATACGGGAGGTATAACGTGGCTCAAGTATTCATCATACAACACAGATAGCTGGTATTTGTTTAGCGGAGCAAGGAGAGACGACAGGATACTAAAGTGGGATATGCGTAATTATCAGCAGCCAGTGACGACATTTAAAAGAAATGTGTCGACAAATCAAAGAATATATTTTGATTTGAGCCCTATGCACAAGTGGCTTATAAGTGGGGATACCAAAGGTTTGTTACGAATATGGGACACAGATGGCAACATGAATGAAGAAAATCTACAG ATACCTTTACATTCCGATTGTTGTAATGGAGTAAGTTTTCATCCTTCTTTACCCATCCTATCAACAAGTTCAGGTCAATTTCACTTCAACGATATAGACGGCAATTTAAGAAAATCAAGCGATAATGCAATTGAAAAGGTAATAAGTTATGAAAATTCTGTATTGTTTCTATGGTTTGGACCTTCAAAGCCTGCAGTCTAA
- the LOC106094684 gene encoding actin-related protein 2/3 complex subunit 4 — protein MAATLKPYLTAVRHSLTAAMCLQDFPSQVVERHNKPEVEVCSSKELVLTHIVISRNERERVFIEPSINSVRVSIAVKQADEIEKILCHKFTRFMMRRAESFIILRRKPIEGYDISFLITNFHTEQMYKHKLVDFVISFMEEIDKEISEMKLAVNARARTCAEEFLKRF, from the coding sequence ATGGCTGCCACTTTAAAACCATACCTTACCGCTGTACGCCACTCCCTTACAGCAGCGATGTGCTTACAAGACTTCCCCTCCCAAGTGGTGGAACGTCACAATAAACCTGAAGTGGAAGTATGTTCCAGTAAGGAATTGGTTCTAACACACATTGTCATTTCCCGCAACGAACGAGAACGTGTTTTCATCGAGCCCTCCATCAATTCAGTACGCGTCAGCATTGCTGTCAAGCAAGCCGATGAAATAGAAAAGATCCTTTGTCACAAATTCACCCGATTTATGATGCGCCGTGCTGAATCATTTATCATTTTAAGGCGCAAACCCATCGAAGGGTATGACATTAGTTTCCTAATAACTAACTTCCATACAGAACAAATGTATAAGCATAAGTTGGTAGACTTTGTCATTAGCTTCATGGAGGAAATAGATAAAGAGATCAGTGAAATGAAGTTGGCCGTAAACGCTAGAGCTCGTACTTGCGCTGAGGAATTCTTAAAAAGATTCTGA